CTCGCCGATCGCCTCGACGAAGCCCTCCAGGTCGAGGAGTTGCAGTGGCAGCAGCAGGACGGCCGGCAGGCAGCCGCGCCGGCGCCCGGCCGCGGCCTCCGGCGGGCGCTGCGCCGTCCGGTGGCGCCTGGGCAGCCGGCGGCGGACGTACCTGTCCAGGCCGACGTCGGCGACGCCGTGCAGCCGTTCGCCGGGCTGCAGCCAGGGCAGGGGCAGCTGCGACCAGCGGTGGAACCGCTCCCGGTAGGCCTGTTCGAGTTTCGGGTTCGCCGGCGCCATCAGCCGAAGGCCTCCTCGATCCGGCTCTTCGGCACCCGGTAGGCGGGCGCCGCGGGCCGGCCGTCCACGTCCCTGGCGATCGCGTCGATGTTGGTGTCGCTGTTGAAGGCGTCGCCGATCGGCGCGGTGGGCGAGCCGGTGAGCCCGGTGGCGCCCTCCAGGAGCGGCTCCGCGACCGCGCCCTGGAATCCCTTGAGCGCGGTGGAGGTCAGGAAACGCTCCGGCGACTTGTACGGGTTGGCCCAGCTGCCCGGGTTGAACGCCGACTTGCCGCCCTTGCGCATCCGGCCGACCATCTTGCGCGCGGAATTGGCGCGCTTGATGGCGGCGCCCGCCTTCTCCGCCTCCCGCATCTCCTTGATGAGGCGGCGCAGGGTGCGCAGTTTGCGGGCCAGGCTGACCGAGACCTTTTCGACGCGGGCGATGAAGACCAGCATTTCGGCCTCGACCACGAGGGCGTCGACGACGGTCGCGAGTCCCAGGGTCAGGATGTCGGCGACCAGGCCGGCCGCCAGGGTGACGGCGAGCCATTCGATCGCCTCGCGGATGATCTCGACCACCAGGTCCTCGGCGAGCCGGCATTCGGCGGCGGCCTGGCTGAGGATCTGCGCGGTCTGCGCCATGTCCTCGGCGGTGGCGTCGATCGCCTCCACGACCTGGCCCATGTGGAGTCCGAACGCGGCGGAGGCCTGCCCGTGCCAGTCGGCGGAGAGCGCCTCGCCGCCGCGGCGGAGCTCCTCGGCGATCTCGCGGGTGGCCCGGGCCTGGTCCTGCCACGTCCGGGCGGCGGCGGTGAGGGCGTCCGCGTCACCGGTGACCTGCTCCAGCCACCCCATCAGCCCGGACTTCTCCAGGGCCCAGCGGACGGTGTCGTCCAGTCCCCGGTCGATGGCGCCCTGCGCGGGGTTGTGGATCTCGGGGAGCGGGAGCAGCGGCTCCTTCATCCAGTCGCGGGTCCACTTGTAGGCGCCCGCGACGTCGGCGGCAGTGGTCATCGGGCCCCGCCCCCGACGCCGCGGCCTATCTCGTCCTCGCTGTCGCGGTAGGCGGACGCGGACTCCTGCAGGCCCCCGCTGACGTGGTCGAGGACCTCCATGAGGTCGGCGAGGTTCTCCTGCTCGGCCTGCGCGTGCTCGAAGTAGCCCTCGCGGAGCTCCTCCGAGTCGGGCAGGTGGCCGAACGCGCCGGCCGGGACCTCCACCCCGGCAAGTGCGCCCTGTACGGCCGCCAGCCGTGCGCTCTGCTGTTCCACCAAGGCCGCGTAACGCTGCAACGCGTCCGGACGCACCCGGAAATCCGGCTCACTCATGAATGCCCAAGACCCTCTGACCGTCGTGTTGTCGAGAGGACCTTACTGGGCGTCCGCCGGGGACGATTCCCGGGGCCCGTTCCGGACCCCGGGCGTCAATTCGCCGATAATCGCCGACCCGTCAGACATTCAATTCTGTCGCACATATGGCGAGGCGTCAGACAGGGCGGTCGATTCATTCACCGATCGCCTGCGGATCCGTCACGTTCCCTGCGCGATTCCCGGCGGGGTCGGGAGGTCGAGGATCTCGCCGACGGGGCGGCGCGGGGTGGCCGGGCCGGGCGGGCCGTAGCCGAAGCGCAGCACCAGCTGGACGTGGCCCGGGCCCCGCTCGGGGTCACGGAGCAGCAGCCGCGTGTCGGGCCACTCGACGGCCTGGTGGAGGACGGAGACCCGCAGGCCGTGGACGGTGGCGAGCAGCCAGACCCGCTCCATCGCCTGGCCGGCCCGCAGCCAGTCCGCCGCACGGTCGCCGCGGGTGGTCAGGGTTGCCAGCTGCGGCAGTGCCTCGAACCGGCGGGTGGGCGGCGGGGCGAGGACGGCGGGCGCGGGCGGGCGGCCGGTGAAGCTCCGCATCGGCACCCGGGCGTCGTGGTCCTGCGGGCCGAGGGCGGCGGCCGGGATGCCGTCCACGGCGGGCGCCTCGGGCCGCAGCCAGGAGCGGGTCTCCGCCTGGCGGGCCACGTCGGCGGCGATCCGCGCCTCCGCCTCCGCCGTCAGATCGAGGACCCGCCGGACCTCCGACTCCTCCAGCGCCGTCATCACGGCACCCTCGGCCCGGGCTGCGTCGAGGAATTCACCGAGCACCGACTCCGGCACGTCCCGGTTGGCGAAGGGCTCGCGGCTCGAGTGCCGGCGGAACACCGCCGGGTAGAGGTCGCGGCCGAACGGCTCGGCCCCGGCCGTCCCGGCCTCCGTCAGGTCGAGTTCGGCCAGCGGCTGCCGGCCGAGGTGACCGGGCAGCATCCGGACCACGGGGGTGCGCCCGAAGTGCAGGGCGGCCACCCGCAGGTTGAACAGCGCGGCGCCGATCGAGATGTGCAGCGCCCGCCCGTCGGGGTCGGTCACCGGGACGGCCCGGCGGTAGTCCGCGAACACCTCCAGGCGGCGCAGGTCGGCGCTCGGCCGGAACCGCCAGGGCTGGCTGTTGTGCAGGGACGGTGCGGCGCCGCCGGCGGCGGCCAGAGCGCGCAGCTCGTCACGGGTGAGGGCCGGCTGGATCATGGTGGATCACTCCTTGCCGCCGAGTGCCGTCGGTACTTCGAGCGTGCGCCGCCCGCACCGGCCCCGGTAGGGCCCAAGGGCCCCGGCCACCCCGGCCGGGAGTCCCCTGTCCCGCGGGGTCGCCGATTCAGCGGGGCCGGTCCGCCCGCACCTTCGCCGCGGCGCCCGCCCTCGGCACGCCCTCCACCGACACACAGATGCCGAAGACCCGGTCGTACCCGGTCCAACCGTTCACCCGGCCGCGGTTGTTGCTGATCTGCGCCCGCCTCCTGGCCGGCTCCAGCGCCGACACCAGATGCAGGTAGACCGTCCCGGCGACCCGGGCCAGCACGATGTCCCCGACCTCCAGCTTCGCCGCATCCACCGGCGCCACGACCACCGCCTGCCGGCTGCGGACCAGCGGCACCATCGACGAACCGCTCGGCCGGAACTCCACCGTCGCCCCGCCGGCGACCCGCCCTGCCACCCCGTCCAACACGCCCATCCGCCGATCGTGGCAGACCGCCCGGGCCGGCCCCACCGATTATTCGCCTTGCGGGGCGACCGGCACGCGGACGAAGCCTCCGGTCCACTCGTCGCGGTCGACCGGGTGCTCGGCGATCAGGAAGCAGTCCGGCTCGTCGGCGAAGCCGGGCAGCAGGCGGGCCCGGCGGATCCTGTCCTCGGCCGCCGTGCGGGTGGAGTAGACGCCGAGGAGCTTGGCGTCGTCGCCGTCCTGCTCGTCGAGGTACACGTCCTCGCCTTCGAGGTGCAGCGCGCCGCCGTCCTCGGCGGCCTCGTTGTGGTGGGCGACGTGTCAGAGCAGGTGGACGATCACGGCCGCAGACTACCCGGCGCCGTCGGCCCGCCGGTCCGTGGAGCACCCATGCCGCCAGACTCGGGGACGGCACCGTCACCAAGACGTTCCCTCCCGGGGGCGGTGCGGGGCGGGGTGCGGGTGGATGCGAGGATGGCCGGGTTGTGATCGTCTGTCAGCTCCGGCTCCTTCGGGTCTCGGTCTTCGCCACGGTGTGCGTGGCGCTGGCCGCGGTGGGGCATGCCGCCGTGTCCGGTGACGCGGTTTCGGCGCCGGTGCTCGGCGCCGCGACGGCCGGGACGGCGGTCGGGACCTGGGCGATGGCCGGGCGGCAGCGCGGGATCGCGGCGATCGCCGGCTGGATGACGGCGGCCCAGGCCGCGCTCCACCTGCTCTTCGAACGAACCTCGGCGGCGCCCGCGGCGCCCTCCACCGACCTGGTGCGGCTGCTGTTGTGCGTGCACGGCGAGACCCCGGGCGGGGTCGATCCGGTGGAGCTCGCACGGGCGGCCGGGCTCGACCCTGCCGTGCTCGGCGCGGCCGCCGGCCACGGACACGCCGTCCACGGGGCGGCCGCGCACACGGGCGGCCACGCGCTGCTGCACGGCATGTCGCCGGGGATGGCCGCCGCGCACCTGGCGGCGGCGCTCGCCTGCTCGCTTCTGCTGTGGCGCGGCGAGGCCGCGCTGACCGCGCTGGCGGCGGCGCTGCGGACATTGGCCGAGGTGTTCGCGCCGCTGGTGCTGCTGCCGGCGCCGTACCGGCCCGAGCTGCCGCGGACCCTCCGTCCCGCGGTGCATCGGGTGCGTCGGCCGCGGCAGCCCGCGCTCGCCCACGCGGTGGGCCGGCGGGGTCCGCCGGCGGCGGTACCGACCGTCTGAACAGCCCGCCGCCCGCCAGGTGTCGACCCGGCGCGGCGGCGGGCAGGTCGCCGCTGCCCGCTCCGGTCCGCCGGTGCGGGCGGCGGCCGGGCCGGCGCACCGCCGGGCCCGTCCCAGGAACCGCCGCACCTGTGGAACCGCCCCTGTAGCCGCCAGAGTTCGCGGTAGCCGGGTGGGTGGCGGGTTGTGCCCGGGGACGGGCGGGCGGCGGCGCCGGCCGGTACCAGGTCGGCGCGCCCACGGGCGTGTCCTACGGATCGGGCCGGACCGTCGCACGAGGTCCGGGCACGATCCGTCCGCCGCGACCCGGGGCGCGCCACGCACGCTCCATGCCGTCAGGACCCTTCATGAGTTCACTTGTCCGTGCCCGTACCGTCCCCCGGCCGGGGGGCTCCGCCGCCTCGGAGGCCGAGGCCTCCGAGCAGCCGTTCCGTCCAGTCCGGCGAGGGGCCCGGCGCGGCCCGCGTCAGGGCCTGCAACCGCCGGGCGGCGGCCAGCCACTCGGCGCAGTCGGCGCAGTGCGGTGCGATGTCGGCGTCGACGTCGGCGGGTGTCTCGCCGTCGAGTTGCGCGGAGATCGCGTCGCGGTGGTCGGCACAGGTCATCCGCCCATCGTCCACCACCGCACGGCACCGGCGGTAGCGCCGTCCGCCCCGGGAGACCGGGCCCGACGGGGGGTGCGCCGTGGATGACGCTCTGCTCACCGAACTCGCCCTCGCCGCACGGCACGGCCGCAGCGAGGACGTCGAGGCGTTCGTCCGGGCCACCCAGCGCGACGTGTGGCGTTTCGTCGCCCACCTCGCGGGCACCGACGCGGCCGACGACCTCGCCCAGGAGACCTTCCTGCGGGCCCTGCGGAGCCTGCCCGGCTTCGCCGGCCGTTCCTCCGCCCGCACCTGGCTGCTGTCGATCGCCCGGCGCACCGTGATCGACCGCTACCGCAGTGCCGCGGTCCGTCCCCGGTGCGCGGACGTGCCCGACTGGGAGGAGGCGGTGGAACGCCACCGACCGGCGGTGACCGGAGGATTCGAGGACGGGATAGCCCTCGGCGACCTGCTGGCCCGGGTGCCGGAGCAGCGCCGCGAGGCCTTCGTTCTGACCCAGGTGATCGGGATGAGCTACGGCGAGGCCGCCGAGGTGGCGGGCTGCCCGATCGGCACCGTCCGCTCCCGCGTCGCCCGCGCCCGGGAGCAACTGGTGGCCCTGCTCCGGGAGGCGGAGGCCGCGGCAAGCCCCCGGGACGAGGCGGTACCGGTCCCGGCCTGATCGGACGGCCGATCCGGTGGTCGGCCACCACCGGGGCCGGGCAGTCCTGTCCGCATGGCCCCACGGACTCGGTGGGTCCGCCGTGCCGTGCGGCGGGGGAACCCGCCCGGTCCGCGGGCGGTCGAAAATCCTCCGCGTGTTCGGGAACCCGGTGCGGGTCGCGGCCGACTGGTGGGGCGGGCGTCACCGACCGGTGGTGTCCGTCCCGCCTCGGAAGGATCTGTGATGACCGGCACGGCCGACCCGGCGGCTCCGCCGCAGCAGGACCGCTGGGGGCTGGTCGCCGTCGCCGGGCTGCTGTCGTTCACCGCGCTGTCGGACATGAACGCCGTCAACCTGGCGCTGCCCTCGGTCGCGGACGACCTCGGGGTGGCCCAGGGCACCGCGCAGTGGGCCGCGCTCGGTTACCAACTTCCGTTGGTGGCGCTGCTGCTGCCGGCCGGGCGGTGGCTGGACGGGGTGGGGTTGCGGGCCGCCGTGCAGCTGGCGGCGGCCGGGTTCGCGCTGGGCGGGGCCGCTGCGGCGGTGGCGCCCGGCGCGGCCTGGCTGATCGCCGCGCGGGCCGTGCAGGGGGTGTTCGGCGCACTGCTGTTCGTGCTGATGCCGGTGCTGGCGGCGCGGGCCGTCCGACCGGCGCTGCGGGCACGGGCGTTGAGTGTCCCGGCGACGCTCGGTCCGCTGGGCGCGGTGACCGGCCCCGCGCTCGGCGGGCCGCTGCTGGACGCGGCGGGCTGGCGGGCCGTCCTGCCGGCCACCGTCCCGGTCTGCCTGGTCGCGCTGTGGACGGTGCGGCGGGCGGCGCCGCCGGGCGAGCCGTGGGACGGTCCGCTCCGCGTGCCGGACCGGGCGTCGCTCGCCGACGCGGCGCTGATCGGCGGCGCGGTCGCGGCGGTGCTGCTCGCCCTCACCCTCACCCCCGGCGGGTGGACGCTGCTGCCACTGGCGGCGGCCTCGGCCGTCCCTGCGGCGCTCTGGCTGCGCCGGCCCGCCGGACGGGCCACCGTCGCGCTGCTGACGCCGGTGCACGGCGCGGTCGCCGCGCTCGCGGCAGGGGTGGCCGCCATGCAGTACCTCACCGCGCTGCACCTCCAGCGCGGTGCGTCGGCCAGTGCCACCGCGACCGGCCTGGCCATGCTCTGCTTCCCGCTAGCCATGGCCGTCACCGGCCGGGTCGGCGGGCGGCTGGCCGAGCGGCTCGGCACGCGGCCGACCGCCTGCGCGGGCGCCGTCCTCACCGCGGCGGGTCTGCTGCTTCTGCTCGGCTCCGCCTGGACGCCGCAGGACACCGCGTGGCGGCTGGCTCTCGCCGGCTGCGGGATGGGCCTGTACGGCGGCCCGGTGCAGGCCCTGGCGCTGGCGGGTGCACCGCCGGGCCGGCTGGGCGCCGCGGGTTCGGCCGTCCAGCTCGCCCGCAGCCTGGGCTTCGCGGTCGGCCCGGCGCTCGCCACCGCCACCGCCACCGCGGGGCCCGGTGGCCTCCGCACCGGGCTGGTGGCTGCCGCCTCCTGCGTCGGCTCCGCGGCCGTCCTGCTCGCCGCCTCCGGGCGTCACCACCGAACTGCCTGACGCATCGTCACCTATCAAGGAGTCTCCAGCATGTCCGCACCCGAGCCGGTCTGCCCCGTGACCGGCGCCACGGACCTCCCCGAGCCGGTTCCGCTGTACGGCCGGGAGTTCAAGCGCGACCCGTACCCGCTCTACCGGCTGCTGCGAGAAGCCGGACCGGTGCACCGCGTCCGATTCCCCAGCGGGATCGCCGCGTGGCTGGTCACCGGCTACGCGGCCGCCCGGGACACCCTGACCGACCCGCGGCTCGGCAAGAACCACGCCCTCGGGAACGACACGTGGCGCCGGCTCGCCTCGATCATGCCCGAGCCGCAGCACTCCCAGCTGCAGGTCCATCTGTTGCACCAGGACGCGCCCCGGCACACCGCGATGCGCGCCCTGCTCGGCGACGCCTTCGCCCCGCGCCGGGTGGCGGAGCTCCGCCCGCGGTTCCAGCGCCTCGCCGACGCGCTGGTGGACGCACTGCCCGCCACCGGCGGCGCCGATCTGGTGGCCGGTTTCGCGGCCCGCTTCCCGTTCCAGGTGCTCGCCGAAGTGATCGGCCTGCCGGAGGAGTTGGCGGCGCGCTTCGACCGGGACTGGGGCAAGGTCGTCCAGCCGGTGGGCCCGGCCGACCCGGGCCGACCCGCCTACGAGGCCCGACTGCGCGCCCTGCAGGGGTACATCGCCGAGGTGGTGGACGCCGAGCGGGGCCGGGCCGGCGACGCGGACGGGAGCCTGCTCGCCCGACTGGTCGCCGCCCACGACGACGGCGAACTGACCCGCGCGGAACTGGACTCGATGGTGTTCCAGCTCCTCGTCGCCGGCCAGGAGCCCGTCACCAACCAGATCTCCACCATGCTGATGACGCTCCTCCGCCACCCCGGGCAGCTCGACCGGCTGCGCGCCGAACCCGACCTGCTGCCCCGCGCCGTGGAGGAACTGCTGCGCCACGACGGCGCGTTCGAGCTGACCACCTGGCGGTTCCTCGCCGAGGACGGCGAGTTGCACGGCACCCGGGTCCCGGCCGGCGACTCGGTGATCGTCTCGCTGGCGGCCGCGGGCCGCGACGGGTCCCACTTCCCCGACGCCGACACCCTCGACCTCGACCGCACCCCCAACGCCCACCTGGCCTTCGGCCACGGCGCGCACTTCTGCCCCGGCGCCGCACTCGCCCGCGCCGAACTGCAGATCGCGCTCGGCACCCTGATCGCCCGGCTGCCGGGCCTGCGCCCGGCCGGGGACCTGGACGCCGTCGAGTGGATCCCCGCCGTGCTCGCCCGCGGCGTCGACCGCCTCCCGGTGGCGTACGACCGCCGGCTCTGAACCGTCCCGCACCCGCCGCCCCGCACCCGACCCGCCACCGGCCCGTCAGCCACCGGCCCGTCAGCCACCGACCCGTCCGGCAGCGACCGGACCGCACCCCACCCGACCGGACTCCAGGAGTACCCGCATGCCGCCCGCCGGCACCCTCACCGCGCCGCACCGCACCCAGCTCCCGCCCGCCGTGGAGCGCACCAGCACCGCCGTCCTGGAGGTGCTGCTCCCCCACCGGCGGTCCGCGGACGGCTCCCGCGACCTGCCGGCCGCCGCCTTCCCGCTCCAACTGCGGCGGATCGCCGCCTTCGTGGCCGCCGGCGAGCCGGTGGTCCTCACCCTGCCCGGCTTCCCGTGCAAGTCGCCCAGCCCGGCGAAGGTGCTGGGGCACCTGCCCGACGAGGGCGAGCGGCTCTCCCTGGCCTTCCTGGACGGGCTGTGCGCGGAGGTGGCGCGCGTCCATTCGCCGGGTGCCCGGATCGTGGTCTGCTCCGACGGCCACGTCTTCGGCGATCTCGTCGGGGTGCCGGACGGGCACATCGACGAGTACGCCGACGCGCTCACCGCCGTCGTCCGCCGTGACGGGCTCGCCCGCCTCTCCTTCTTCGACCTCCGCGACGTCCTCGGCGACCTGCCCTACGAGGCCAAACGCACCCTGGTCGAGGCCCGGTACGCACCGGACCTGGCGGCCCTGCGGGCGGAGGTCCGCAGCGACCCGGACACCCTCGCCCTCTACCGGGGAGTCACCCGCTTCCTGCTCGACGACACCGTCGGGTTCACCGGCACCAGGTCGGCCCTGCAACGGGACTGCCGGCGCCGCGCCTACGAGGTGGTCCGGCGCAGCCGCGCCTGGGGCTCCCTGATCGAGGAGCACCATCCGCGGGCCGTCCGGCTCTCCATCCACCCGCAGCGGGCCGGCGCCGAGAAGTTCGGCCTGCGGCTGCTGGACGCCGCCGACCCGTGGACCACCCCGTGGCACTCCTGCGTGGTGCACCACGCGGACGGCAGAACGGAGTTGATGCATCGCGCGGAGGCCGAGCGGCTCGGCCGCACGGTGCTGCGGGACGGCCGCCCCAGCCACATCGAGGCGCACGGCGCCGGGGACGGCCCGCACCGGCCGATTAATCGGCGTCTCGCCGAGGACGGAACGAGTAGGGTGACGCCGCCCGCCCGGTGATCATCGGGGTGCGGGCCCGGTCTGCAGGGGGGACACGCATGGATTCCGACACGGGGGCGCAGCCGGAGGCGGCCGGGCCGGAGAGCCCGTTCGGGCGGGGTTGGCGGGGCGCGGACGTCCAGGCCGCGGCGGCGCTGGTGCTCTCCGCGGCCGTTCTCGCGGGCATGTGGCAGGCGGGCCTGTTCTCCGGCTCCCCGGTGGCAGACGGCGGCAAGCCCGCCGCCTGCAACCCGCCGAAGGCGACCGACTCGCCCGAGTACCCGGCGCTGTGTGCCGCACTCAACCGCCCCGACCTGCCGGCCCTGATCGGTGCGCCGACGGAGCACGTCTCGATCGCGCAGTCCGGCGGCGGCCCGATCACCCACGGGGACGGGACGACGGAGTTCGACGCCTCCGCCCAGGTGCAGATCGGGCCGGTCTGCGTGCGGATCACCCACAACCACGACCTGTCGGTGCGGGACGTCACCGGCCTGACCAGCCTGCTGGCCGAACCGGCGACCGTGCTCGGCCACCCGGCGGCGACCTACCGCAGCGCCACCCTGGCCCTGGTCTTCAAGGGCGGGAGGACCAGCACCGGCACGGGCGGCGTCGCCCGGAACCTCACCGTCGCCCTGGGCCCCGACCTGGACGGCGAGACCGTCGAGCTCGCCGTCTGGCGCCAGGACGACACCGCCCCGGACGAGGCCGCGCTGTTCCGGATCGCCGAGCAGGTCCTGCCGACCGTGCAGGGCTGGGTACCCGCCTCGTAGCGGCCGAGCCGCCGCGGAGCTCAGCCGCGCAGGATCGCGCAGGTCGTCGTGCCGTGGGCGTACAGCCGGCCGTCGTGGGCGCCGACGACGCGGGCCTCGGCGGTGGCGGTGGTACGGCCGACGTGCAGGGCCCTGCCCTCGCAGCGCAGGGTGGGGGTGTCGGGCAGCACCGTCCGGATCATGTGCACTCCCAGCTGGACGGTGGTGTACATGGTTCCTGCGGGCAGCCGGGTCATCACGGCCGAGCCGAGCGCGGAGTCCAGCAGGGTCGCGAGGAAGCCGCCGTGGACCGTCCCCATCGGGTTGAGCAGGTGGTCGCCCGGCTCCCCCTCGAAGACGGCGAGGCCCTCGTCGACCTCGGTGAGCCGGAAACCCAGCGTGCTCATGATCGAGGCGGCCGGCAGCTCGCCCTTGAGCGCCTCCCGAAGGATCTCCAGGCCGCTCATGCCGAGGATCTCGGGTGTCAGCTCGGGGCGCGGCGTCCAGCTGTGCGTGCGGGTGCGGTCGGTCGGTGCGGCGGTGGCCGGCATGTCGTACGTGGTCATGGCTCGACCCTAGGAGGGGCGGACCGGCGCCCGGGAGTGTCGGAACCGGCAGCTCGCGCACCGATTCCGACAGGTGGGGGCGGTTAGGGTGTCCGGATGAAAGCAGCCGTGCTCGTCCTGGACGGGGCGTTCGACTCCGGGGTCTCCGGCATCCTCGACGTGCTCCACTCGGCCAACGCCCTGCGCGGGCAGCTGGCCGGGGCGGCGCCCCCGAGGTTCGACATCCGCACCGTCGGGGTGCGGCGGCAGGTGCGGACCGGCCTCGGCCACCGCATCGACACCGAGAGCGCCGCCGAGGCCGAGAACGCCGACGTCCTCGTGCTGCCGGCCCTCATGGAGCGGCGGCCGGAGGCGCTGGTCGAACTCGTCGGATCACCCGGGCAGCGGACCGCCCGCCGACTGCTGGCCGAGGCCAGGGAGCGGCGCACCCCGCTCGCCACCTCCTGCACCGGCACCTTCCTGCTCGCCGAATCGGGTGTCCTGGACGGGCTCCGCGCCACCACCAGCTGGTGGCTGGCCCCGGTCTTCCGGGAGCGGTACGGCCGGGTGACGGTGGACGAGAGCCGCATGGTGACGACCAGCGACGGCGTCACCACGGCGGGCGCCGCCTTCAGCCACCTCGACCTGGCGCTGGCCATCGTCCGGATGCACAGCCCTGCCCTCGCCGACCTGGTGCGGCGCTACCTCGTGGTGGACGACCGCGCCTCGCAGGCCGCGTACACCATCCCCAGCGCGCTGGCCCAGTACGACCCGCTGGTCTCCGCCTTCGAACAGTGGGTGCGGGCCAGGATCGGCGAGTCGCTGTCGATCGCGGAGGCCGCCCGCGACCTGGGCGTCAGCGAACGCACCCTGCAGCGCACGGTCACCCGCACCCTGGGCTGCTCCCCGATCCGCCT
The nucleotide sequence above comes from Streptomyces sp. TLI_235. Encoded proteins:
- a CDS encoding type VII secretion system (Wss) protein ESAT-6 — translated: MTTAADVAGAYKWTRDWMKEPLLPLPEIHNPAQGAIDRGLDDTVRWALEKSGLMGWLEQVTGDADALTAAARTWQDQARATREIAEELRRGGEALSADWHGQASAAFGLHMGQVVEAIDATAEDMAQTAQILSQAAAECRLAEDLVVEIIREAIEWLAVTLAAGLVADILTLGLATVVDALVVEAEMLVFIARVEKVSVSLARKLRTLRRLIKEMREAEKAGAAIKRANSARKMVGRMRKGGKSAFNPGSWANPYKSPERFLTSTALKGFQGAVAEPLLEGATGLTGSPTAPIGDAFNSDTNIDAIARDVDGRPAAPAYRVPKSRIEEAFG
- a CDS encoding PE family protein, producing MSEPDFRVRPDALQRYAALVEQQSARLAAVQGALAGVEVPAGAFGHLPDSEELREGYFEHAQAEQENLADLMEVLDHVSGGLQESASAYRDSEDEIGRGVGGGAR
- a CDS encoding nitroreductase family protein, yielding MIQPALTRDELRALAAAGGAAPSLHNSQPWRFRPSADLRRLEVFADYRRAVPVTDPDGRALHISIGAALFNLRVAALHFGRTPVVRMLPGHLGRQPLAELDLTEAGTAGAEPFGRDLYPAVFRRHSSREPFANRDVPESVLGEFLDAARAEGAVMTALEESEVRRVLDLTAEAEARIAADVARQAETRSWLRPEAPAVDGIPAAALGPQDHDARVPMRSFTGRPPAPAVLAPPPTRRFEALPQLATLTTRGDRAADWLRAGQAMERVWLLATVHGLRVSVLHQAVEWPDTRLLLRDPERGPGHVQLVLRFGYGPPGPATPRRPVGEILDLPTPPGIAQGT
- a CDS encoding RNA polymerase sigma-70 factor (ECF subfamily), with amino-acid sequence MDDALLTELALAARHGRSEDVEAFVRATQRDVWRFVAHLAGTDAADDLAQETFLRALRSLPGFAGRSSARTWLLSIARRTVIDRYRSAAVRPRCADVPDWEEAVERHRPAVTGGFEDGIALGDLLARVPEQRREAFVLTQVIGMSYGEAAEVAGCPIGTVRSRVARAREQLVALLREAEAAASPRDEAVPVPA
- a CDS encoding putative MFS family arabinose efflux permease → MTGTADPAAPPQQDRWGLVAVAGLLSFTALSDMNAVNLALPSVADDLGVAQGTAQWAALGYQLPLVALLLPAGRWLDGVGLRAAVQLAAAGFALGGAAAAVAPGAAWLIAARAVQGVFGALLFVLMPVLAARAVRPALRARALSVPATLGPLGAVTGPALGGPLLDAAGWRAVLPATVPVCLVALWTVRRAAPPGEPWDGPLRVPDRASLADAALIGGAVAAVLLALTLTPGGWTLLPLAAASAVPAALWLRRPAGRATVALLTPVHGAVAALAAGVAAMQYLTALHLQRGASASATATGLAMLCFPLAMAVTGRVGGRLAERLGTRPTACAGAVLTAAGLLLLLGSAWTPQDTAWRLALAGCGMGLYGGPVQALALAGAPPGRLGAAGSAVQLARSLGFAVGPALATATATAGPGGLRTGLVAAASCVGSAAVLLAASGRHHRTA
- a CDS encoding cytochrome P450 produces the protein MSAPEPVCPVTGATDLPEPVPLYGREFKRDPYPLYRLLREAGPVHRVRFPSGIAAWLVTGYAAARDTLTDPRLGKNHALGNDTWRRLASIMPEPQHSQLQVHLLHQDAPRHTAMRALLGDAFAPRRVAELRPRFQRLADALVDALPATGGADLVAGFAARFPFQVLAEVIGLPEELAARFDRDWGKVVQPVGPADPGRPAYEARLRALQGYIAEVVDAERGRAGDADGSLLARLVAAHDDGELTRAELDSMVFQLLVAGQEPVTNQISTMLMTLLRHPGQLDRLRAEPDLLPRAVEELLRHDGAFELTTWRFLAEDGELHGTRVPAGDSVIVSLAAAGRDGSHFPDADTLDLDRTPNAHLAFGHGAHFCPGAALARAELQIALGTLIARLPGLRPAGDLDAVEWIPAVLARGVDRLPVAYDRRL
- a CDS encoding pyoverdine/dityrosine biosynthesis protein Dit1, with translation MPPAGTLTAPHRTQLPPAVERTSTAVLEVLLPHRRSADGSRDLPAAAFPLQLRRIAAFVAAGEPVVLTLPGFPCKSPSPAKVLGHLPDEGERLSLAFLDGLCAEVARVHSPGARIVVCSDGHVFGDLVGVPDGHIDEYADALTAVVRRDGLARLSFFDLRDVLGDLPYEAKRTLVEARYAPDLAALRAEVRSDPDTLALYRGVTRFLLDDTVGFTGTRSALQRDCRRRAYEVVRRSRAWGSLIEEHHPRAVRLSIHPQRAGAEKFGLRLLDAADPWTTPWHSCVVHHADGRTELMHRAEAERLGRTVLRDGRPSHIEAHGAGDGPHRPINRRLAEDGTSRVTPPAR
- a CDS encoding AraC family transcriptional regulator, whose translation is MKAAVLVLDGAFDSGVSGILDVLHSANALRGQLAGAAPPRFDIRTVGVRRQVRTGLGHRIDTESAAEAENADVLVLPALMERRPEALVELVGSPGQRTARRLLAEARERRTPLATSCTGTFLLAESGVLDGLRATTSWWLAPVFRERYGRVTVDESRMVTTSDGVTTAGAAFSHLDLALAIVRMHSPALADLVRRYLVVDDRASQAAYTIPSALAQYDPLVSAFEQWVRARIGESLSIAEAARDLGVSERTLQRTVTRTLGCSPIRLVQNLRVEQAEHLLRTTALPLAAVARRVGYESPGPLRTLLRDRRGLSARHLRG